A stretch of Lathyrus oleraceus cultivar Zhongwan6 chromosome 6, CAAS_Psat_ZW6_1.0, whole genome shotgun sequence DNA encodes these proteins:
- the LOC127096957 gene encoding transmembrane ascorbate ferrireductase 1: MPRGFQIRATSVTIFAHLLFIAITTLVLVWLFHFREGVAFNSSNKLKIFNLHPLVMVIGFILVGGEAIITYKFIPGKRSSGKVVHLLLHLIALLSGVLGIIAVFKSKKEAGLPDMYSLHSWLGISAISAFGFQYILAFFAYFFPGADASTRATLLPWHKFLGIVIFLLAVGTAETGLVEYFKFLELFRNQEALIVNFTGLLLFLFAVFVSLSVILPRNY, translated from the exons ATGCCTCGCGGGTTCCAAATTAGAGCGACTTCAGTTACCATATTTGCCCATTTGTTATTCATAGCAATAACAACACTTGTGTTAGTTTGGTTGTTTCACTTCCGTGAAGGCGTTGCTTTCAATTCTTCCAACAAACTCAAGATTTTTAAT CTCCATCCACTTGTAATGGTTATAGGGTTTATCTTAGTAGGTGGTGAAG CTATCATAACATACAAATTCATCCCTGGGAAAAGAAGCTCAGGAAAAGTGGTTCACCTATTGCTCCATCTGATAGCTCTATTATCAGGAGTTTTAGGAATTATTGCAGTTTTCAAATCTAAAAAAGAGGCAGGTCTTCCTGATATGTATAGTTTGCACTCTTGGCTAGGCATCTCTGCAATCTCCGCGTTTGGTTTTCAGTATATATTGGCATTCTTTGCTTACTTCTTCCCAGGAGCAGACGCTTCAACAAGAGCTACACTTTTGCCATGGCACAAGTTTCTAGGAATTGTGATATTCCTCCTTGCAGTTGGCACTGCTGAAACGGGTTTGGTTGAATATTTTAAGTTTCTAGAATTGTTCAGAAACCAAGAGGCACTAATAGTAAATTTCACTGGTCTTTTGCTCTTTCTGTTTGCTGTCTTTGTTAGTCTCTCTGTGATTCTACCAAGAAATTACTGA